Proteins from one Esox lucius isolate fEsoLuc1 chromosome 19, fEsoLuc1.pri, whole genome shotgun sequence genomic window:
- the slc6a15 gene encoding sodium-dependent neutral amino acid transporter B(0)AT2 codes for MPKNNKAVKRELDDDVTESVRDLLSNEDTCDDSFKKSSLMVGGEGDGKELSQDTDVEDGGSDAEDDASRPAWNSKLQYILAQVGFSVGLGNVWRFPYLCQKNGGGAYLVPYLILLIVIGIPLFFLELSVGQRIRRGSIGVWNYISPRLGGIGFASCVVCFFVALYYNVIIGWSLFYFSQSFQQPLPWHECPLVKNQTNTYVVDECDKSSATTYYWYRQALDISDSIAEGGGLNWRMTVCLLAAWSMVCLAMIKGIQSSGKVMYFSSLFPYVVLICFLVRALLLKGSWDGIRHMFTPKLEIMLEAKVWREAATQVFFALGLGFGGVIAFSSYNKRDNNCHFDAVLVSFINFFTSVLATLVVFAVLGFKANIMNAKCIIKNTGKIVHLLGNGVSRDLIPHHINLSSTVSAEDYQEMTEIIRNVTAHDYPRLGLDSCSIEEELNKAVQGTGLAFIAFTEAMTHFPASPFWSVMFFLMLVNLGLGSMFGTIEGIITPLVDTFKVRKEILTVAVCLLAFFIGLLFVQRSGNYWVAMFDDYSATLPLLIVVILENVAVAWVYGTDKFFEDLKDMLGFTPFRFYYYMWKYVTPLLLILLLGSSVIQMGMTPPSYSAWIQELAVERSLRYPAWGLAVCISLVVAAVMPVPVVFLLRYFNVIDENAGVASTISYKKGRIIKESALPEDDDDLSLIRAKSPGSEAPSPMPGNSIYRKQSGGVPDVAPNGRYGIGYLMADMPDMPESDL; via the exons ATGCCCAAAAACAACAAGGCCGTCAAGAGAGAGCTTGACGATGATGTCACTGAGTCCGTCAGAGACCTGCTATCCAACGAGGACACGTGCGATGACTCCTTCAAGAAGAGCTCGCTGATGGTGGGAGGTGAAGGGGATGGGAAGGAGCTGAGCCAGGACACGGATGTGGAGGACGGGGGCTCAGACGCAGAGGACGACGCGTCAAGGCCAGCCTGGAACAGCAAGCTGCAGTACATCCTGGCCCAGGTGGGCTTTTCTGTAGGCCTGGGCAATGTCTGGAGGTTCCCCTACCTGTGTCAGAAGAATGGCGGGG GGGCATATCTAGTCCCCTACCTGATCCTGCTGATCGTGATCGGCATCCCGCTGTTCTTCCTGGAGCTGTCGGTGGGACAGAGGATCCGCAGGGGGAGCATCGGGGTTTGGAACTACATCAGCCCTCGCCTGGGGGGCATCGGCTTTGCCAGCTGTGTG GTGTGTTTCTTCGTGGCTCTCTACTACAACGTCATCATCGGTTGGAGTCTCTTCTACTTCTCCCAGTCTTTCCAGCAGCCTCTGCCTTGGCATGAGTGTCCCCTGGTCAAGAACCAAACCAATAcat ATGTGGTGGATGAATGTGATAAGAGCTCGGCCACCACCTACTATTGGTACCGCCAGGCCTTGGACATCTCCGACTCCATCGCCGAGGGCGGAGGCCTCAACTGGAGGATGACGGTCTGCCTGCTGGCCGCCTGGTCCATGGTCTGCCTTGCCATGATCAAGGGCATCCAGTCCTCCGGGAAG GTAATGTACTTCAGCTCGTTGTTCCCCTACGTGGTGCTGATCTGCTTCCTGGTCCGGGCTCTACTCCTGAAAGGCTCTTGGGACGGGATCCGACACATGTTCACACCCAAG TTGGAGATCATGCTAGAAGCCAAGGTGTGGCGTGAGGCAGCCACTCAGGTCTTCTTCGCCCTGGGCCTGGGCTTTGGAGGGGTCATAGCCTTCTCCAGTTACAACAAGCGGGACAACAACTGCCACTTCGACGCGGTTCTGGTCTCTTTCATCAACTTCTTCACTTCTGTGCTGGCCACCCTGGTGGTGTTCGCCGTGCTTGGCTTCAAAGCCAACATCATGAACGCCAAGTGTATCATTAA GAACACAGGGAAGATAGTGCATTTGCTGGGGAACGGGGTTAGCCGCGACCTGATTCCCCACCACATTAACTTAAGCTCTACTGTGAGTGCCGAGGACTACCAAGAGATGACAGAGATCATCAGAAATGTGACAGCGCATGATTATCCACGGCTAGGCCTGGACTCCTGCAGCATTGAGGAAGAGCTTAACAAG GCTGTGCAGGGTACTGGCCTGGCCTTCATCGCCTTCACCGAGGCCATGACCCACTTCCCGGCTTCACCGTTCTGGTCTGTGATGTTCTTCCTGATGCTGGTCAACCTGGGTCTTGGCAGCATGTTTGGGACTATCGAGGGGATCATCACACCCCTGGTGGACACCTTCAAAGTCCGCAAGGAGATCCTCACAG TGGCCGTGTGTCTGCTGGCCTTCTTCATTGGCCTACTGTTTGTCCAGCGCTCCGGGAACTACTGGGTGGCCATGTTTGACGACTACTCAGCAACACTGCCCCTGCTCATTGTGGTGATCCTGGAGAACGTGGCCGTTGCTTGGGTCTATGGGACGGACAA GTTCTTTGAGGACCTGAAGGACATGCTGGGCTTCACTCCGTTCCGGTTCTACTACTACATGTGGAAGTACGTGACTCCCCTGCTGTTAATCCTGCTGCTGGGCTCCAGTGTGATCCAAATGGGAATGACCCCACCCAGCTACAGTGCCTGGATCCAGGAACTT GCGGTTGAGAGGTCCCTGAGGTACCCTGCTTGGGGCCTGGCCGTATGCATCTCCCTGGTGGTGGCAGCCGTCATGCCTGTGCCCGTGGTCTTCCTCCTGCGCTACTTCAACGTGATCGACGAGAACGCTGGCGTGGCGTCCACCATCTCCTACAAGAAGGGCCGCATCATCAAGGAGAGCGCCCTGCCCGAGGACGACGACGACTTAAGCCTCATACGCGCCAAGTCGCCGGGCAGCGAGGCGCCCTCACCCATGCCTGGTAACAGCATCTACCGTAAACAGAGCGGTGGGGTCCCTGATGTCGCGCCAAATGGCCGCTACGGCATTGGCTACCTGATGGCCGACATGCCGGACATGCCTGAGTCGGACTTATAG